One genomic segment of Salinigranum rubrum includes these proteins:
- a CDS encoding AAA family ATPase, whose amino-acid sequence MSDIEHLQSKLSRVRDEVGKRIVGQTDVIEQILVCILADGNALLESNPGLGKTSMIRTLSAVTDLQFSRIQNTPDLMPSDITGTEIIRETEGNREFVFEKGPVFANIVLADEINRATPKTQAALLEAMQEKQVTAAGETYDLPRPFFILATQNPIDQGGTYALPEAQTDRFLLKILVDYPSFEEERQIVRLYTEGGRVPDVERVLTREEIQEIQQLVREVPIADDLRDRAVNLARATREHEQIEYGASPRASMALVLTAKARAFLRGRTHVKWEDIEAMAPPVLRHRIIIDFRAEREGLDADDVVSAIVAESK is encoded by the coding sequence ATGAGTGATATCGAACATCTCCAGTCGAAGTTGAGTCGGGTCCGCGACGAGGTCGGCAAGCGAATCGTCGGCCAGACGGACGTCATCGAACAAATTTTGGTCTGCATCCTCGCCGACGGCAACGCGCTCCTCGAATCGAACCCCGGACTCGGGAAGACGTCGATGATTCGAACCCTGTCGGCGGTGACGGACCTGCAGTTCTCCCGCATCCAGAACACGCCGGACCTGATGCCCTCCGACATCACGGGCACCGAGATCATCCGCGAGACCGAGGGGAACCGTGAGTTCGTCTTCGAGAAGGGGCCGGTGTTCGCGAACATCGTCCTCGCCGACGAGATCAACCGCGCGACGCCGAAGACGCAGGCGGCGCTCTTAGAAGCGATGCAGGAGAAGCAGGTGACCGCGGCGGGCGAGACGTACGACCTCCCCCGACCGTTTTTCATCCTCGCCACGCAGAACCCCATCGACCAGGGCGGGACGTACGCGCTGCCCGAGGCCCAGACCGACAGGTTCCTCCTGAAAATCCTCGTCGACTACCCCTCGTTCGAGGAGGAACGACAGATCGTCCGCCTCTACACCGAGGGCGGGCGCGTGCCGGACGTCGAGCGCGTGCTCACACGCGAGGAGATACAGGAGATCCAGCAACTCGTCAGGGAGGTCCCCATCGCGGACGACCTCCGCGACCGCGCGGTGAACCTCGCGCGGGCGACCCGCGAGCACGAACAGATCGAGTACGGCGCGAGTCCCCGCGCGAGCATGGCGCTCGTCCTGACGGCGAAGGCCCGAGCCTTCCTCAGAGGACGAACACACGTCAAGTGGGAAGACATCGAGGCGATGGCCCCGCCCGTGTTGAGACACCGCATCAT
- a CDS encoding DUF7502 family protein produces MDGNDTRREAGNDVPREDGGESQGWFERRRQRRRADAERKQAERRERQQAAEDEQYREDLERQRSDTEAGKSPDARMRRALKQVRREGYKVALIYAAVDAALAVLVVNILLQVLRPQEIPTTLPWPRALFDAIVGYTGAPPAPLQTSIVAGLAAGVLVFLAEFVARTRRPFVEQFEGANPGVREALRTARDTVESGRDSRMALALYEDVLARLRRTSSIGLVNLKRVFLTVVIVTAISLASIQVAVVDLNVRDLGPEDDAGGDDQSSEYEGLQDASGVLGEPEDVTAGEETLNTTLSTQGGGDDGSDSAPAAYDSSGFAGSGDVEGQEAGFAESEQLEDAELIREYNLRIRETDDSDSDT; encoded by the coding sequence ATGGATGGGAACGACACCCGCCGAGAGGCGGGGAACGACGTGCCTCGGGAGGACGGGGGCGAGAGCCAGGGGTGGTTCGAGCGGCGGCGACAGCGCAGACGCGCCGACGCCGAGCGGAAGCAGGCGGAGCGACGCGAACGCCAGCAAGCCGCCGAGGACGAGCAGTACCGGGAGGACCTCGAGCGACAGCGGTCGGACACGGAGGCGGGGAAGTCCCCGGACGCGCGGATGCGACGCGCGTTGAAGCAGGTCCGCCGCGAGGGGTACAAGGTCGCCCTGATTTACGCGGCCGTGGACGCCGCCCTCGCGGTGCTCGTGGTGAACATCCTCCTCCAGGTCCTGAGACCCCAGGAGATTCCGACGACGCTCCCGTGGCCGCGCGCCCTCTTCGACGCCATCGTGGGCTACACCGGCGCGCCGCCCGCGCCGCTGCAGACGTCTATCGTCGCCGGGCTCGCCGCCGGCGTTCTGGTCTTCCTCGCCGAGTTCGTCGCCCGGACGCGTCGCCCGTTCGTCGAACAGTTCGAGGGGGCGAACCCGGGAGTTCGGGAGGCGCTCCGGACGGCTCGCGACACCGTCGAGTCGGGACGCGACTCCCGAATGGCGCTCGCGCTCTACGAGGACGTGCTCGCCCGCCTGCGGCGGACGTCGAGCATCGGTCTCGTGAACCTCAAACGGGTCTTTCTGACCGTCGTCATCGTCACGGCGATAAGCCTCGCCAGCATCCAGGTCGCCGTGGTCGACCTCAACGTCCGCGACCTCGGTCCCGAGGACGACGCCGGCGGGGACGATCAGAGCTCCGAGTACGAGGGTCTCCAGGACGCCAGCGGCGTCCTCGGCGAGCCCGAGGACGTGACCGCGGGCGAGGAGACGCTGAACACGACGCTCTCGACGCAGGGCGGCGGTGACGACGGGAGCGACAGCGCCCCGGCCGCCTACGACTCCAGCGGGTTCGCCGGGAGCGGCGACGTCGAGGGACAGGAGGCGGGCTTCGCCGAGAGCGAACAGCTCGAGGACGCGGAGCTCATCCGGGAGTACAACTTACGGATACGCGAAACGGACGACAGCGACAGCGACACCTGA
- a CDS encoding uroporphyrinogen-III C-methyltransferase has product MSALGSSINLALVLLIVTSVVGTAGATMYYQHSVEQLDTQNAELRERNGELRSELQSTQERLDATQTQLRELNQSLQTTRGDVSQVSQNLDDTEEQLQSTQSELSETSSSLQETRQDLSEARNRVDSLQSQVRSLEDDRAELEESIDELEAENNDLVEENENLEDTISSLRSEVSSLESEIDSLNSQIDDLRSRINTICNQAAEPKPGACS; this is encoded by the coding sequence ATGAGTGCCCTCGGCTCCTCCATCAACCTCGCCCTCGTCCTCCTCATCGTCACGTCCGTCGTCGGGACGGCGGGAGCGACCATGTACTACCAACACTCGGTCGAGCAGCTCGACACGCAGAACGCGGAACTCCGCGAGCGGAACGGGGAGTTACGAAGCGAACTGCAGTCGACGCAGGAACGGCTCGACGCGACGCAGACGCAGTTGCGCGAGCTGAACCAGAGCCTGCAGACGACGCGCGGCGACGTCTCACAGGTCTCACAGAACCTCGACGACACCGAAGAGCAGCTGCAGTCGACCCAGAGCGAACTCTCCGAGACCTCCTCGAGCCTCCAGGAGACGAGACAGGACCTCTCCGAGGCGCGCAACCGCGTCGATTCGCTGCAGTCGCAGGTCCGGTCGCTGGAGGACGACCGGGCGGAACTCGAAGAGTCGATCGACGAACTCGAAGCGGAGAACAACGACCTCGTCGAGGAGAACGAGAACCTCGAAGACACCATCAGCTCGCTCCGGTCGGAGGTCTCCAGCCTGGAGAGCGAGATCGACTCGCTCAACTCGCAGATCGACGACCTCCGGAGCCGGATCAACACCATCTGTAATCAGGCCGCAGAGCCGAAGCCGGGTGCGTGTAGCTGA
- a CDS encoding VWA domain-containing protein, with protein sequence MSGLSLLLQTEATLGDLVVGLERPLALVAIPVVLAALWWLVLRGEGTASTRSRRLVFASRVLVAVLLVTAAAGPYTVVTRETTGDPRVTLLADRSDSMQVNQNVTDRLATNIEEQGVPVTVATIADGTQSPIGDGVAANLQENGSVVLVSDGQVTQGRSLGSAADLASSLNASVSTVDLETREPERYVTVSGPAKAAAGVESTFLVRVDGTELDENSQLTVTADGEEVLSREVNGSGSVDFSYTFQSVGSHRITATVSGPDTFEQNNVYRKTVRVVQRPKILYVSRGSYPLRNYLSSLYDVEQAQTIPENLDEYYAVVIQDQAAQDIGNVDTLQRFVIDGNGLVVVGGDNSFENGGYEGSSIASMLPVTFGEASAGSATVVLAIDISGSAESGMRLQKSIALDALNQLGDENTVGIVAFNYQAYSVAEPQPLAENRGFLEDRIRRLESGGATSISAGLRGAEEMLGGEQGTVILLSDGQDSVGEAATAANQLGSRGTRVITIGAGRSVDERTLQRIASQSGGTYFRATETDRLRLFFGGSSRRFEGEGLTIVDPNSFITSGVTLESSPSSANDVAIRRGADFLVATSDGTPAVASWRYGLGRVATITAYGSDGTLDGLLEQPDSLLVTKTVNYAIGDPERKSEGVTDVSDTRVGESTTVVFRGRERPQSDAVDFRQTSTGVYQATLTPNETGFNQVLDATYAVNYQSEYGSFGQTGELRSVVQTTGGRQFEPSQAAEIAEFARQESTRVRTLEQSWTWLALLLALLLYFGEIVLRRLQVYRGRSRSESGLT encoded by the coding sequence ATGTCGGGGCTCTCGCTCCTGCTACAGACGGAGGCGACGCTCGGTGACCTCGTCGTGGGGCTCGAACGCCCGCTGGCGCTCGTCGCGATTCCGGTCGTGCTCGCCGCGTTGTGGTGGCTCGTCCTGCGCGGGGAGGGGACCGCCTCGACGCGGAGCCGCCGACTCGTGTTCGCCTCGCGCGTGCTGGTCGCCGTGCTCCTCGTCACAGCCGCCGCGGGCCCCTACACCGTGGTGACGCGCGAAACGACCGGCGACCCGCGGGTGACGCTGCTCGCCGACCGCTCCGACAGCATGCAGGTGAATCAGAACGTCACCGACCGCCTCGCCACGAACATCGAAGAACAGGGCGTGCCCGTGACCGTCGCGACCATCGCCGACGGGACCCAGTCACCAATCGGCGACGGGGTCGCCGCGAACCTCCAGGAGAACGGGAGCGTCGTCCTCGTCTCCGACGGGCAGGTGACGCAGGGACGGAGCCTCGGCTCGGCCGCGGACCTCGCGAGTTCGCTGAACGCGTCGGTCAGCACCGTCGACCTCGAAACCCGGGAGCCGGAGCGGTACGTCACGGTGTCGGGGCCGGCGAAGGCGGCCGCGGGCGTCGAGAGCACGTTCCTCGTCCGCGTCGACGGGACGGAACTGGACGAGAACTCCCAGCTGACCGTCACCGCCGACGGTGAGGAGGTTCTGAGCCGGGAGGTAAACGGAAGCGGCTCGGTCGACTTCTCGTACACCTTCCAGTCGGTCGGCTCCCATCGGATAACGGCGACGGTGAGCGGGCCGGACACGTTCGAGCAGAACAACGTCTACCGGAAGACCGTCCGCGTGGTGCAGCGACCGAAGATACTGTACGTCTCGCGCGGAAGCTACCCCCTCCGGAACTACCTCTCGTCGCTGTACGACGTCGAGCAGGCCCAGACCATCCCCGAGAACCTCGACGAGTACTACGCGGTCGTCATCCAGGACCAGGCCGCACAGGACATCGGAAACGTGGACACGCTCCAGCGGTTCGTCATCGACGGGAACGGGCTCGTGGTCGTCGGCGGCGACAACTCGTTCGAGAACGGTGGGTACGAGGGCTCCTCCATCGCCTCGATGCTCCCGGTCACGTTCGGCGAAGCCTCCGCGGGGAGCGCGACGGTCGTCCTCGCCATCGACATCTCCGGGAGCGCCGAGTCCGGCATGCGCTTGCAGAAGTCCATCGCGCTGGACGCGCTGAACCAGCTCGGCGACGAGAACACGGTCGGCATCGTCGCGTTCAACTACCAGGCGTACTCCGTGGCCGAGCCACAGCCGCTCGCGGAGAACCGCGGCTTCCTGGAGGACCGCATTCGAAGGCTGGAGAGCGGCGGGGCGACGAGCATCTCCGCCGGGCTCAGGGGAGCGGAGGAGATGCTCGGCGGCGAGCAGGGGACCGTCATCCTGCTCTCGGACGGCCAGGACAGCGTGGGCGAGGCGGCGACCGCCGCGAACCAACTCGGCTCGCGCGGGACGCGCGTCATCACCATCGGTGCCGGCCGCTCGGTCGACGAGCGGACCCTCCAGCGCATCGCCTCCCAGTCGGGGGGGACGTACTTCCGCGCCACCGAGACCGACCGGCTCCGCCTCTTCTTCGGGGGGAGTTCGCGGCGGTTCGAGGGCGAGGGGCTCACCATCGTCGACCCGAACTCCTTCATCACGAGCGGCGTCACGCTGGAGTCCAGTCCGTCGAGCGCGAACGACGTCGCCATCCGGCGCGGTGCGGACTTCCTCGTCGCCACGAGCGACGGGACGCCCGCGGTCGCCTCCTGGCGCTACGGGCTGGGTCGCGTCGCCACGATCACGGCGTACGGCTCCGACGGGACGCTCGACGGGCTCCTCGAACAGCCGGACTCGCTGCTCGTCACGAAGACGGTGAACTACGCCATCGGCGACCCCGAGCGGAAGAGCGAGGGCGTCACGGACGTCTCCGACACGAGGGTGGGCGAGTCGACGACGGTCGTCTTCCGCGGGCGGGAGCGGCCACAGAGCGACGCGGTCGACTTCAGACAGACGTCGACCGGGGTCTACCAGGCGACGCTCACCCCGAACGAGACGGGGTTCAACCAGGTGCTCGACGCCACGTACGCGGTCAACTACCAGAGCGAGTACGGCTCGTTCGGGCAGACGGGCGAGCTACGCTCGGTGGTACAGACGACCGGCGGGCGGCAGTTCGAGCCGAGCCAGGCGGCCGAAATCGCCGAGTTCGCCCGCCAGGAGTCCACCCGCGTCCGGACGCTGGAGCAGTCGTGGACGTGGCTCGCACTCCTGCTCGCGTTACTCCTGTACTTCGGCGAAATCGTGCTCCGTCGTCTTCAAGTGTACCGGGGGCGAAGCCGCAGTGAGAGTGGTCTGACATGA